GCCGGGACAAGGCGAGCCGCCGAAGAAGACGCGCGAGTTCATCGAGCTCGCGAAGGCAAGGCGAGGCAGTTCGTTCTGAAAAATGGAGGCTGAGGGTCGCTCTCAGGACTCGACTGGAGCTTCGCCCGCTTGCAACGGATCAAGCGTGTTTGTGGGAGCCTGGAGCACCGCCCTAGAGCACGTTCAGCCCGATTGGCCGCCCGCTCTTGTCGCGCACGCCGGTGATCACCTTGAAGGCGGCGGCTTGCACGCGGTCGGGCAGGCGCACGAAACTGGCTTCCTGAACCAGCGCGTCACCGTGGTTGAACGCCCAGGCGAAGAATTTGAGCGCGGCCAGCGTCTGCTCGGGCTTGTCCGTCACGCGCGGCACCAGCACGAAGGTGCCCATGGTGATCGGCCAGCTGCTCTTGCCCGCCGCGTTGGTGAGCGTGGCGCCGAAGGTGCCGCGGCTGGACCAGTCGCTATGCGCGAGAGCCGCCTTGAATGCCAGCACGCCAGCGCGCACGAATTCGCCGTCCGCCGAGCGCATCTGCACACCGGCCAGCTTGTTGTCGGCCACGTAGCCGAAGTCGACGTAGCCGATGGCGCCGGCGGTCTGCGCCACCGCCCTGACGACGCCTTCGCTGCCTTTCACTCCGATGACGGAGGCGGGCCAGGCGATGGTCGTCTTGACGCCAAAGCGTGATTTCCACGCCGGATGGACCTTGGCCAGGTAGTCGGCGAAGTTGTAGGTAGTGCCGGACCCGTCGGAACGTACGATGAGCTTGATCGGCAGCTCCGGTAGCGCGACCCCGGGGTTGAGCTGGCCGATCTCCGGCGCCGACCACTTGTCGATCTCGCCCATGTAGATGCGCGCCAGCACCTCGCCCGAGAGCCGCAATTGGCCGTCGGAGACCTTCGGCAAGTTCACCACGGGCACGATGCCGGTGATCGCCACCGGGAATATGGCAAGGCCGCTGGCCGCAAGCTCCGCTTCGTCGGGAGCGACGTCGGACGCCCCGAAGGCAACCTCCCCGGCCCGCACCATCTTCACGCCGGCGCTCGAGCCGGCCGGCTCATACGCTACCGCCGTGCCCACGGCCTTCTGGTACTGACGCGCCCACGCCCGGTAGATAGGCGCCGCCGCGGAGGAGCCCGCGCCACTCAGCGTCTGGGCCGCCGCAATCGGTGCGTGGAGAACGCCAGCCAGGCCGGCGACGAGACAGACGACGATCCACTGCTTCACTTGGCTTCCTCCCCTTCAGGCTCATCCATTGTGACAAGTTGGTGACAACTTGGTGACAAGTTGATGAAAGGCGGCCGCCAATAAACCCCGGGGCCGTTGGGACAACACAACTCCTGGGCCGCCCCGGCCCCGCCGCCAGTCTTTGGAGGTGTCGCGAGCCTTGCAGCGCGGAGGGAGTTTCGAAGCGGTCAGTGCGGCCGCCGGCATAAAGGATCCGGCCGTGTTGAATGAAATCGATCGGCACCGAATTGCCTCCCCGGTTTGCCGCCGACCAGGGGTTCCGGATTGCTCATTGGCGTCGGGGCGGACTCAGCCGCTGGACCTGAGCGAGGACAGATTCAGAAAATTCGTGACGGCGCTGCGCGCGTCGGACACCGGCTGATCCTGGGCCGCATTCTCAGCTATGCGTGCCGTCCTCGGTGCTGCGCTTACCACGATTGCCTGTGAGCGCCGACAATGGATGGCCCGCAGCACGGCGCTCCAGCCGAATGACAGGTGCAGCGTCGCGGGCATTGTCCTCTCACGTATCTTCAGGCGTCGAATGAAGGAGCCATCATTCGAAGCTGTCGAGCGCAAATAGAGTGAGGACTCACCAAGCGTGCGAGCCGGGATGCGATCTAGGAGGCCACATGTTGCGTCAGGTGCTGCTTGCGTACGACGGGAGTCCAAGTTCGGAAGACGCGCTGAACCTGGCCTGCGACCTCACTCGCGGTCTCGGGGCAACGTTGCAAGTCCTGACGGTGATCGATCAGTCGGCGTATGCGAATGGAGTGGAGTTGGAGGCGGAGCGGCGGTCTGCTTTGCAGAGACTGCGGCGCCTAGAGCCGATGGCGCTCCGCGCAGGCTTTTCCCTTCAGTTGGAAGTCTTGATTGGTGACCCTGCGAAGGAAATTCTGGCGCAAGTGAGTCGTCTACCCGCTGACATCCTCGTTTTGGGTCGCTCTCGGCCCAGCACCATCGATCGACTCGCCACCAGCTCCGTTGTGGAACTTGTGCTTCCGGAAGCGGCGTGCGCAGTTCTATTGCCCAAGACGGCCGGCCCCTGACGCGGCCGGTGTGGAGCGAGGCAACGAGCCGGACGTCGGCTGCAACGACTGGTTAGGCCCCGCTGCGCTTAGCCCTCTTAGGGACACTCGATGAGCGAGCCTTTGCGGCAGACGGCTTGCGCGGGCGCTGCTTGGCGGATACGGACTTCACCACGCTGCTTAACGTTGGCGCAAGTGCGAACGCCGAGCGAGCGTCCGCGACGACCAGCCGAAGCAGCTCCTGAACGGGAGCAGAGTGCAGTACTGAAGCAGGCGCCAGCCGAACGCTACGCACCCTACTCCCGGTCCCCTGCAGCACACGGTGCGGATCAGGAAGCGATGCGCCGTGGAGGAAGAATAGGGTCACCCACTTTGGGTAGGCGGCAACGGAAACCACCACGTCGCTTGCGCGATCCGTGGGACTGAAGCCAAATGCCAAGGCATTGTAGTTGTCGTAGACAAGTTCGTAGCCGCGCGGAAAGAGCTTAACCAAGTGCTCGCGGACTGCGCGAGTTTGCGTCGCAATGCCTTCGTCATACTTGGCCAAGAATGGATCAAGCGCTGAAGACTTGGACATCTTTGTAGGACCCAACGTTCGACATGAGCGGCAGTGGGCGTGCGAAGCACCCCAGGCACCGTCCGCTCGGATCTTCGACGCCGTTGAGCCGCTGAATCGGCAATGGTACTGCGCGCCGCCTGCGCAAGAGTAGCCAGCGCGGTCAGGTGCGATGGTTTGTACGAAGTTCTCATGCTGACCCAAGGCCTTGGGCTCCGTCGTGTGCACGTCCGCTTTCGGCCAGAAGCGGCCCTGCCGCCGCATCCAAACATAATTCGTCCATGCTTGGCTCACCGCATATCGACATCCGCCCGGCCAGCGTCGGGGACGTTGCGCTGATTCTTCGTTTCATCAAGGAACTTGCCGCGTACGAGAAGGCTGAGCATGAAGTTGTAGCGACCGAGGCTAGTCTCCGCGCGTCACTGTTCGGGGAAGGGGCTCGAGCACGTGCCCTGGTCTGCCGAGTGGCGGGTGTGGACGCTGGCTTTGCCGTCTACTTCTTCAACTACTCCACCTGGCAAGGCCGGCAAGGGCTGTACCTCGAAGACCTCTACGTCTCGCCTGCCCACCGAAACGCGGGAGCCGGGAAGGCCATGCTGCAATACCTGGCGCGCCTGGCTCTATCGAACAACTGCGGTCGCTTCGAGTGGAGCGTCCTAGACTGGAACGAGCCTGCCATCGCGTTCTACAGATCGATCGGCGCGGTGCCCTTGGACGAATGGGTGCGGTACCGCCTTGCCGGTGATGCTCTGGCGAAATTCGCTGGGGGATGAGCCGCCGTCCTTTGCGGCCTGGCGTCCTCGCAAAGTTGGGCTACTTTGGGTCGGCCAGCAGTTCACAGTCGGCAAGCAGATCCGGGCTGCGGGCCTCATGCCCATCCTCGAACCAGAAGTCGACATCCACGCTCCGGACAAGCCAGGCGCCGAGCGTCGGCTCAAGGCGGCCATACTCAGACACCTCGACACGCTCGGGCCGGAGCAACAGCTGATGCTGAAGCTCACGATTCCGTCGACGACCTATATGCGGATGTCGTGGCGCATCCGAATGTGCTGCGCGTGGTCGCCCTCTCGGGAGGCTACTCGCGCGAGGAGGCGAACACGTTGCTGGCGCGTAACCATGGCGTGATTGCGAGTTTTTCACGGGCGTTGACCGAAGGGCTCACTGCGCAGCAGAGCGAGGGAGCGTTCAACCGGGCTCTGGACGCATCCATCGCGAGCATCTATCACGCATCGGGAACATAGGCACCGTCGCGGCGCGTCGATGGGCGCATTCCTGGACGCGCTCCGGCCCGCTACGGCGCGCGCCAGCCTGGCGACTTGAGCGCAACGGCGGGAGTGATGCACAGCTTGCTGAGCGCTGCCGAAAGGTAGACGCGCATAGGCGTTGCGTCCCCGCCATGCTTGAGCTCACCCGCGATCTCGCCCTGCACCTTGGCCGCCAGCGCTCTGGCTTCTTGCGGGACAGCCTTTCCAAACGTTTTGCTGATGCGGCGCAAAGCGGCGGCCGACATTCGCCTCTATACCCAGAACTCCACTTCATTCCTCACACCACATGCCCCGTTTGAATCGCCTCGCCGGCTTTGCCATGGCTGCACTCAGCCTCGGCTCCTGGGCGCAGACTACGCCCCAGGTGCTGCTGTCCCTGGATCCGCCGCAGGCCGTGTTCGCGCACACCCCTGTCGGTCAGACGGCACGCATCACGCAGACGTTGACGAACTTCGGCAAGGTGGCGGCTGCCAAGGTCTGGGTCGAGTTCGCGGCGTCAGGCAAGAACACCTGCCAAGGCAAGCCCCTGGCCGCCGGCGCCAGTTGCACGTTCGAGACCGTGTATTCGCCGACCGATGCCGGCGCCCTCAGCACAGTGCGGCGCATCCTTTCCGACTCTGACCACCCCGCCAGCGGCGTGGTGCTCGTGTCCGGCATCCATGGAACATCCTCCGACCCCCCGGCGGAGGTCAGCCTCACCCCCAGCCTGGTCGAGTTCGGCGATCCCGTGATGGCCCCCACGCGATGGGAAACACTGAAGCTGTCGAACAATGGCAAAGCGGCGTTGGAATTGGCCAAGGTTTGGCCCGGGTATGGCGGCTTCACCGTCGACTCGAAAGCCTGTCCCTCCACGCTGGCAGCCGGCCACAGCTGCGACATCAAGGTCAAGTACACGGCCGAGCACCCCGAGGACGGTTTCGAAGGCCTCTCCGTCACCTTCGGAACCGGCCACATCGTGATGGCCAGCCTGTACCGCAGCAGCCAACGATCCGTCGAACAACGCAGAGCCCGCCCAAGCCCAGGGCGATAACTTGCGTTGAGATCAGGACCCAGGGCACGACCGCGCTCACAGGGCCCTTGGCACCGACCGTGCCAGGAAGTCGTAGACCGCGCGGATCCGGCGATTGCTGCGGATCTCACGGTGCACCACCAGCCACATCGGAATCGGCGGAATCTTCAGTAGTGGCAGAACCGGCAGCACGTTCGCGTCGGTGGCGGCCACAAAGTCGGCAATGAATCCCACGCCCAGCCCGGCGCGCACTGCCTGCCATTGAACAACGAGGTCGTCGCTGCGCAAGCTGAAGGCCTCCTTGCCGACCGTGAGACCGGATTGGCGGTAGCCGAACAAGACGTCTTCGTTGCGATCGCCGGCAATCACGTCGTGCTGCAGCAGGTCCGCCAACTCGCGCGGCTTGCCGTGCCGAGCCAGGTAGTCGCGGTGGGCGTAGGCGCCCAGGGTCACCTTGCCGATGCGCCGCGCCACCAGGCTGGCTTGTTCTGGGGGCACCATGCGCAGGGCGATGTCCGCGTCGCGTCGCAAGAGATTGCTCACCGCATCGCTCGCCACGAGTTCGACCTGCACCTGCGGAAGCGCCAGCCTCATCTGTGACAGGACCGCCGGCAGGAGGAAGCAGGCGAGGGGCTGGCTGGCACTGATGCGCACCGTGCCGGTTTCATCGGCGTCGGCCGACGCAAGCTGTCGGGCCAGCTGCTCAGCCCCGCTTTCCATCTGGCGCGCCGATTCCGCCAGCCGCAGCGCGGTGGCAGTCGGCACCAGGCCGCGCCCCGTGCGCTCAAACAGCACCGCGCCCAGCTGCGCCTCCAGCGCCTCGATGTGGCGGCCCAGGGTGGGCTGGCTGGCGCCCAGCACCCGCGCCGCCCCCAGCAGGCTGCCATGATCCAGCGCGGCCAGGAAGGAGCGCACCAGGTTCCAATCGAAGGGTGTATTCACAATTGCATAGCTGATATTGCGTCCTGTGCAATTGTGGCCAAGCGGCTTGCTTCGCACAATCCGCTCACCACTTCCAGAGAGCGCATCATGGACCGTCGCAACTTCATTCGCATTGCCGGTGGTGGCGTGGTGTTCGCGGCAGCCGCCGGCTGCTCGAGCGGCTCGAGCGCGATGCCGGAGAGCGCGACAGTTGCCTGGCGCGAGCCAGGGGCCGGCGAGGCCGACCCGCGCCGCTGGGCGCTCGCACACGCGATCCTGGCGCCGCACTCGCACAACCTGCAATCCTGGATCGCCGACCTGCGCACGCCAGGTGAGATCGTGCTCCATTGCGATCTGCAGCGGCTGCTGCCGCAGACCGATCCGCAGGCGCGACAGATCATGATGAGCCACGGCACCTTCCTGGAGCTGCTCGACCTGGCCGCG
Above is a window of Ramlibacter tataouinensis DNA encoding:
- the pstS gene encoding phosphate ABC transporter substrate-binding protein PstS; translated protein: MKQWIVVCLVAGLAGVLHAPIAAAQTLSGAGSSAAAPIYRAWARQYQKAVGTAVAYEPAGSSAGVKMVRAGEVAFGASDVAPDEAELAASGLAIFPVAITGIVPVVNLPKVSDGQLRLSGEVLARIYMGEIDKWSAPEIGQLNPGVALPELPIKLIVRSDGSGTTYNFADYLAKVHPAWKSRFGVKTTIAWPASVIGVKGSEGVVRAVAQTAGAIGYVDFGYVADNKLAGVQMRSADGEFVRAGVLAFKAALAHSDWSSRGTFGATLTNAAGKSSWPITMGTFVLVPRVTDKPEQTLAALKFFAWAFNHGDALVQEASFVRLPDRVQAAAFKVITGVRDKSGRPIGLNVL
- a CDS encoding universal stress protein; its protein translation is MLRQVLLAYDGSPSSEDALNLACDLTRGLGATLQVLTVIDQSAYANGVELEAERRSALQRLRRLEPMALRAGFSLQLEVLIGDPAKEILAQVSRLPADILVLGRSRPSTIDRLATSSVVELVLPEAACAVLLPKTAGP
- a CDS encoding GNAT family N-acetyltransferase produces the protein MLGSPHIDIRPASVGDVALILRFIKELAAYEKAEHEVVATEASLRASLFGEGARARALVCRVAGVDAGFAVYFFNYSTWQGRQGLYLEDLYVSPAHRNAGAGKAMLQYLARLALSNNCGRFEWSVLDWNEPAIAFYRSIGAVPLDEWVRYRLAGDALAKFAGG
- a CDS encoding choice-of-anchor D domain-containing protein, with protein sequence MNRLAGFAMAALSLGSWAQTTPQVLLSLDPPQAVFAHTPVGQTARITQTLTNFGKVAAAKVWVEFAASGKNTCQGKPLAAGASCTFETVYSPTDAGALSTVRRILSDSDHPASGVVLVSGIHGTSSDPPAEVSLTPSLVEFGDPVMAPTRWETLKLSNNGKAALELAKVWPGYGGFTVDSKACPSTLAAGHSCDIKVKYTAEHPEDGFEGLSVTFGTGHIVMASLYRSSQRSVEQRRARPSPGR
- a CDS encoding LysR family transcriptional regulator translates to MRSKPLGHNCTGRNISYAIVNTPFDWNLVRSFLAALDHGSLLGAARVLGASQPTLGRHIEALEAQLGAVLFERTGRGLVPTATALRLAESARQMESGAEQLARQLASADADETGTVRISASQPLACFLLPAVLSQMRLALPQVQVELVASDAVSNLLRRDADIALRMVPPEQASLVARRIGKVTLGAYAHRDYLARHGKPRELADLLQHDVIAGDRNEDVLFGYRQSGLTVGKEAFSLRSDDLVVQWQAVRAGLGVGFIADFVAATDANVLPVLPLLKIPPIPMWLVVHREIRSNRRIRAVYDFLARSVPRAL